TCGTAGGTGATGCGTCCATACCGTCGGCGGAATGAATGGGTCGGTCAACCAGTCGTGCGCTTGATGACCCGATAGGCGTGATCGACGCAGCAGTGTCCATCGACCTTGCCCGGAAACAACCAGCCTTCGCCGGCCGTACTCCTTATTTCCTGTGCCAAATCATTGGAGATTGGCACGATGCGGGTTTTCCCTCCCTTGCCGTGAACCAGCAGGTGGTAGATCGACTCTCCCGCATGAACCGATTCGATGACGTCCGGCCCTTTGACTTTGCTGATTTCCTCTCGTCTCAGTCCCGCCTCGGCGTCCAGTCTGACCATCAGCCGTGCCTTGAGGTTTTCAGCCCAGACACCTGCGGCAACGGCGCTCTCCGGTGCAGGTTGCTTGGTCGGTTTCTTCGGCCGCTTGATGGGAGGCAGCGATGCGACAGGATTATTCTTCATCTTATTTGAGCGTACCGCCCATTTGTAAAACTCATTGATGCTCGCTCTCCTCCCGGCTTTGGCGCTTGCATCGAGATCCGACTCGGTCAACCAGGATTGAACATCGACGGGCGATACCTGTCGCGGCGGTTTTGAGCAGACCCGTGCAAAATCAGTGACGCGGTACCAATAGGATTCGACGGTTCGTTCTGTCAAACAACGTGCCTGCATATCCAGCACCCACTCGTCTATGAGTTTCGTCCATGATGCAGGCGGTTGCCGATGCGATGTGAACATTGCCATGTGGCCTCCCTTTGTTGCACAACAAAACCGGGTCGCAGGCCGCGACCCGGTAAGACCAAGAAAGATGAATCAACTGGGAGATTTATCTAGTCGTGTTGCTTGGTTGAGCGGGACAGCATTACGCGGAGACAAAGGGATAAAAGCATTAGACGCACGTACGGGGTGGGGTTGATCGTCGGCTGTGAATCAGCGTGTCCAGGGTTCGAATCCCTGCGGGGCACAGACAACCGGAATCGAAAGGTTCCGGTTTTTTGTTTTCCGGCAACCGGCAACCCTATGGGCGCGTTGGCGCGGTTCGTCGTGGGGCGAAGTGTAGAATCGCCACGTTTGCTTTCGCGCCCAGCGAACAACCGTCGCCGGCTCCGCGAACGGATTTCCAATCACACAGAATGCCGTGAACAGTCAGCCATGCCTGCTGCGCGGCGAAGAGAAAAGAAGAAGCAGTGGAATACTCCCTCTATACCAAGCTGGCCGCCGAGTTCTTCGGCACCGCCATCCTGATGATCTTCGGCAACGGTTCCGTGGCCAATGTCGAACTCAAGAACACCAAGGGCCACCACGCCGGCTGGCTGAACATCGCCATGGGCTATGGCTTCGGCGTCATGTTCCCGGTGCTCATGTTCGGTGGCGTATCCGGCGCTCATATCAACCCGGCCATGACCATCGCCCAGGCCGTCAACGGCCTGTTCCCGTGGAGCGACGTGCTGCCGTACATCGTCGCTCAGCTGCTCGGCGCCCTGCTCGGCCAGTTCATCGTCTACCTGACCTACTACCCGCACTACAAGGAGACCGAGGACGCCGACGCCATCCTCGGCACCTTCTGCACCACCGACGCGGACAACCAGAAGGTCAACTACTTCCTCAACGAGATGTTCGGCACCCTGGTGCTCGTCTTCGGCGCCCTGTGCTGCCTGTCCCTGGCTTGGGGCAAGCAGGATTACGCCGCCGCCTCCATCGTCGTCGGCTTCATTGTGTGGGGCCTCGTGACCTCCATGGGTGGCCCGACCGGCCCTGGCCTGAACCCGGCCCGCGACCTCATGCCGCGTCTGCTGCACGCCATCCTGCCAATCCCGCACAAGGGCTCCTCCCGCTGGGGCGAGGCTTGGATCCCGGTTGTGGCCCCGATTGTCGGTGCCATTATCGGTGCTTGGCTGTACGTGTTCTTCTTCGCCAGCTGATTCGTTGATTGATTCATGCATGCAAATGGCCTCCGCTCGTTTTGGGCGGAGGCCATTGTCGTTGAATCAGGCAAACGCAGAGACTACTGCTCCAGGAACACCTGCGGGGCCTTCATGAAGTTCGTGGCACAGTGCTCACCGCAGAAGTAATAGGACTTGCCCTCATACTCGCGCGTGATCGCATCGGCGTTCACCGCCACGGTCATGCCGCA
This sequence is a window from Bifidobacterium breve DSM 20213 = JCM 1192. Protein-coding genes within it:
- a CDS encoding MIP/aquaporin family protein, whose translation is MEYSLYTKLAAEFFGTAILMIFGNGSVANVELKNTKGHHAGWLNIAMGYGFGVMFPVLMFGGVSGAHINPAMTIAQAVNGLFPWSDVLPYIVAQLLGALLGQFIVYLTYYPHYKETEDADAILGTFCTTDADNQKVNYFLNEMFGTLVLVFGALCCLSLAWGKQDYAAASIVVGFIVWGLVTSMGGPTGPGLNPARDLMPRLLHAILPIPHKGSSRWGEAWIPVVAPIVGAIIGAWLYVFFFAS
- a CDS encoding tyrosine-type recombinase/integrase, which translates into the protein MAMFTSHRQPPASWTKLIDEWVLDMQARCLTERTVESYWYRVTDFARVCSKPPRQVSPVDVQSWLTESDLDASAKAGRRASINEFYKWAVRSNKMKNNPVASLPPIKRPKKPTKQPAPESAVAAGVWAENLKARLMVRLDAEAGLRREEISKVKGPDVIESVHAGESIYHLLVHGKGGKTRIVPISNDLAQEIRSTAGEGWLFPGKVDGHCCVDHAYRVIKRTTG